A stretch of the Streptomyces ortus genome encodes the following:
- a CDS encoding Asp23/Gls24 family envelope stress response protein — protein MTTHTDPPNASDDGIDDERLPCGRLLSRVWDDWEQQSDDPHRQSCPHCRNAVLGLDDLEVAVRDLRDETADSYASEATSLTRRVMEVVRLELRPGRPVPLGEPDEDLWIMEAVAARALRAAAETVSGVRAGSCRFLPHPTPESSESSTTSDAFEGPFVVRLAIHAPAGVPLPELAEEVRGRVREAADRELGVAVAAIDVHVTDLIHSADDSQGGRT, from the coding sequence ATGACCACTCACACCGACCCGCCCAACGCGAGCGACGACGGCATCGACGACGAGCGGCTGCCGTGCGGCAGGCTGCTGTCCCGGGTCTGGGACGACTGGGAACAGCAGTCCGACGACCCGCATCGGCAGAGCTGCCCGCACTGTCGGAACGCGGTCCTAGGTCTCGACGATCTGGAGGTCGCGGTACGTGACCTGCGTGACGAGACGGCGGACAGTTACGCATCCGAGGCGACGTCTCTGACGCGGCGTGTCATGGAGGTCGTACGTCTCGAACTGCGTCCCGGCCGCCCCGTGCCCCTCGGCGAGCCCGACGAGGATCTGTGGATCATGGAAGCGGTCGCTGCCCGCGCCCTGCGTGCGGCGGCCGAGACCGTCTCCGGCGTACGGGCGGGCTCGTGCCGGTTCCTCCCCCACCCCACCCCCGAGTCCTCCGAGTCCTCCACCACCTCCGACGCCTTCGAGGGACCGTTCGTGGTCCGTCTGGCCATTCACGCCCCGGCCGGGGTCCCGCTGCCGGAACTCGCCGAAGAGGTCCGTGGGCGGGTCCGCGAGGCGGCGGACCGTGAGTTGGGCGTGGCCGTGGCGGCGATAGACGTCCATGTCACCGACCTGATCCACTCAGCGGACGACAGCCAGGGAGGTCGTACCTGA